In Rhizobium sp. WSM4643, the following are encoded in one genomic region:
- a CDS encoding MATE family efflux transporter — MDTPIDARRLAPTTDNRWGAHFRATLALGVPLIGAQLAQLGINTTDVMIVGRLGAEHLAAMVLAAQFLFTILIFGSGFAIAVIPMVAQAYGRGDLVSVRRSLRMGLWVVIAYWVIMQPAFFNSEQILLLAQQKPEVAKLAHGYIMIGQFGVLPALLFNVMRALVSAIGKAGIILNVTIATLVMNAIFAYMLVLGHFGFPAMGLEGAAIVSVAVQTAGFLFILAFVQRREETRRYEIFVRFRKPDWHALLEVIRLGFPISVTILAEVSLFTVASLLMGYIGTIELAAHGIALQWASIAFMIPLGLSQAATVRVGVAHGQGDYLGLVRGSITVLILACAISAVGSVLFATMPQFLGSWFLDVNSPEAPRVLAYAGPLIVVAGLFQLVDGLQVIANGLLRGLKDARVPMIMALIAYWPIGFFLAWAFAFPLGFGGIGIWFGFLVGLAAAAVMLCARFYLLLRREAELAHA, encoded by the coding sequence ATGGACACGCCGATCGACGCGCGCAGGCTTGCGCCGACAACCGATAATCGTTGGGGCGCACATTTCCGCGCCACGCTGGCGCTCGGCGTTCCGCTGATCGGCGCGCAGCTTGCCCAGCTCGGCATCAACACCACCGACGTGATGATCGTCGGCCGCCTCGGCGCCGAGCATCTGGCGGCAATGGTGCTTGCGGCACAGTTCCTGTTCACGATCCTGATCTTCGGCTCGGGCTTTGCCATCGCCGTCATTCCGATGGTGGCACAGGCCTATGGCCGCGGCGACCTCGTCTCGGTGCGCCGGTCGCTGCGCATGGGTCTGTGGGTGGTGATCGCATACTGGGTCATCATGCAGCCGGCCTTCTTCAACTCGGAGCAGATCCTTCTCTTGGCACAGCAGAAGCCCGAGGTGGCCAAGCTCGCTCACGGCTACATCATGATCGGCCAGTTCGGCGTGTTGCCGGCACTGCTTTTCAATGTCATGCGCGCCCTGGTGAGCGCCATCGGCAAGGCGGGCATCATCCTCAACGTCACCATCGCCACGCTGGTGATGAACGCGATCTTCGCCTATATGCTCGTGCTCGGCCATTTCGGCTTTCCGGCGATGGGGCTCGAAGGTGCTGCAATCGTTTCGGTCGCCGTGCAGACGGCCGGCTTCCTGTTCATCCTGGCTTTCGTGCAGCGGCGGGAAGAGACGCGACGCTACGAGATCTTCGTGCGGTTCCGGAAGCCCGACTGGCATGCGCTGCTGGAGGTCATCCGGCTTGGTTTCCCGATCAGTGTTACCATCCTCGCCGAAGTCAGCCTGTTCACGGTGGCTTCGCTGTTGATGGGCTATATCGGCACCATCGAGCTTGCGGCTCATGGCATTGCCCTGCAATGGGCCTCGATCGCCTTCATGATCCCGCTCGGCCTCAGCCAGGCGGCAACGGTGCGCGTCGGTGTCGCACACGGGCAGGGCGATTATCTGGGGCTGGTGCGCGGCTCGATCACGGTGCTCATCCTCGCCTGCGCCATTTCAGCGGTCGGCAGCGTGCTCTTTGCTACCATGCCACAATTCCTCGGCAGCTGGTTCCTCGACGTCAACTCGCCCGAGGCGCCTAGGGTGCTTGCCTATGCCGGGCCGCTGATCGTCGTTGCCGGACTTTTCCAGCTCGTCGACGGGTTGCAGGTGATTGCCAATGGATTGCTGCGCGGCCTCAAGGACGCCCGCGTGCCGATGATCATGGCGTTGATCGCCTACTGGCCGATCGGCTTCTTCCTCGCCTGGGCCTTTGCCTTCCCGCTGGGTTTCGGTGGCATCGGCATCTGGTTCGGCTTCCTCGTCGGACTGGCGGCCGCCGCCGTCATGCTCTGCGCGCGCTTCTACCTTCTTCTCCGCCGGGAGGCGGAACTGGCCCACGCCTGA
- a CDS encoding TCR/Tet family MFS transporter: MLDPKFVRRGLFLVFIILFLDIIGIAIIMPVLPAYLEQLTGGSVSDAAIDGGWLMLVYAGMQFLFAPLLGNLSDRFGRRPILLLSVLTFAIDNFICGIATSFWMLFVGRVLAGISGGSFATCSAYIADISTEENRAKNFGLIGIAFGVGFTIGPVVGGVLGEFGPRVPFLGAAALSLVNFIAACFLLPETLEAKNRRRFEWKRANPLGALRQMRHYPGIGWVSLVMFLFFLAHAVYPSVWSFVSTYRYGWSEGQIGLSLGIYGIGAATVMGLVLPRIVPVLGEWKTALLGLCFSAAGLTGYAFAWEGWVVYVVIVATVIENVADPPLRSIAAGMVPPSAQGELQGALTSLSSITTIVGPLIFTLMFSYFTRPEAPVTFAGAPYLTAAVLILLAAGVFLTRVRVREPAEALEATG; this comes from the coding sequence ATGCTTGACCCGAAATTTGTTCGCCGCGGCCTTTTCCTGGTCTTCATCATCCTTTTCCTCGACATTATCGGCATCGCCATCATCATGCCGGTGCTGCCCGCCTATCTGGAGCAACTGACCGGCGGCAGCGTCAGCGATGCGGCGATCGACGGCGGGTGGCTGATGCTCGTCTATGCCGGCATGCAATTCCTGTTCGCGCCGCTGCTCGGAAACCTGTCCGACCGTTTCGGCCGCCGGCCGATCCTTTTGCTTTCGGTGCTGACCTTCGCGATCGACAATTTCATCTGCGGCATCGCCACCAGTTTCTGGATGCTGTTCGTCGGCCGCGTGCTTGCCGGCATCAGCGGCGGCAGCTTCGCCACCTGCTCGGCCTATATCGCCGACATCAGCACGGAGGAGAACCGGGCGAAGAATTTCGGGCTGATCGGCATCGCCTTCGGCGTCGGCTTCACCATCGGCCCCGTCGTTGGCGGTGTCCTCGGCGAATTCGGCCCCCGTGTGCCATTCCTCGGCGCGGCTGCGCTGTCGCTTGTCAATTTCATCGCCGCCTGCTTCCTTTTGCCCGAAACGCTGGAGGCGAAGAACCGCCGCCGGTTCGAATGGAAACGCGCCAATCCGCTCGGCGCGTTGCGCCAGATGCGCCATTATCCCGGCATCGGCTGGGTCAGCCTCGTCATGTTCCTATTCTTCCTGGCGCATGCCGTCTATCCCTCGGTCTGGTCGTTCGTCTCAACCTATCGCTACGGTTGGAGCGAGGGACAGATCGGCCTGTCGCTCGGCATTTACGGCATCGGCGCCGCGACCGTCATGGGGCTGGTTCTGCCGCGGATCGTGCCGGTGCTCGGCGAGTGGAAGACCGCTCTTCTCGGCCTCTGCTTTTCAGCTGCAGGATTGACCGGCTATGCCTTCGCCTGGGAGGGCTGGGTGGTTTACGTTGTCATCGTCGCGACCGTCATCGAAAACGTCGCCGACCCGCCGCTGCGCAGCATCGCCGCCGGCATGGTGCCGCCGTCGGCGCAGGGCGAGCTGCAGGGCGCGCTGACCAGTCTCAGCAGCATCACCACCATTGTCGGGCCACTGATCTTCACGCTGATGTTTTCCTACTTCACGCGGCCCGAGGCGCCTGTCACTTTTGCCGGCGCGCCGTATCTCACGGCCGCCGTGCTCATCCTTCTGGCCGCCGGGGTATTCCTCACAAGGGTTCGGGTGAGGGAGCCGGCCGAGGCGCTGGAAGCCACGGGCTGA
- a CDS encoding antibiotic biosynthesis monooxygenase family protein, with protein MSGAFFRVDKFIVPAAAREEFLVRVMMTHKVLEAQDGFIDHRVLEQVAGPGEFNFVTIAEWENTEVVERARAAVAAAHKAANFDPQEMFARLGIRADIAGYKPVAA; from the coding sequence ATGAGCGGAGCTTTCTTTCGAGTAGACAAGTTCATCGTGCCGGCGGCGGCACGCGAGGAATTTCTCGTCAGAGTGATGATGACCCACAAGGTGCTGGAGGCGCAGGACGGCTTCATCGATCACAGGGTGCTGGAGCAGGTCGCCGGTCCGGGCGAATTCAATTTCGTCACGATTGCCGAATGGGAAAATACAGAGGTCGTCGAACGCGCGCGGGCCGCCGTCGCTGCGGCCCACAAGGCCGCCAATTTCGATCCGCAGGAAATGTTTGCGCGTCTCGGCATTCGCGCCGATATCGCCGGCTACAAGCCTGTCGCGGCCTGA
- a CDS encoding aldo/keto reductase: protein MQTYRLGKTGPDVSAIGLGCMGMSGMYGPSDRAESIATIHAALDAGINLLDTGDFYGMGHNEMLIGEALKGRRRENAVISVKFGGLRDPVGGWNGIDARPVAVKNFLSYTLQRLGVDYIDIYRPARLDPNVPIEDTVGAIADMVKAGYVRHIGLSEVGADTIRRAAAVAPIVDLQIEYSLISRGIEEKILPTTRELGISITAYGVLSRGLISGHWQKGHGGTAGDFRAYSPRFQEGNIEQNLALVEKLREIAEAKSVSVAQIAIAWVAAKGKDIVPIIGARRRDRLTEALGSRAVDLSPQDFAIIERAVPKDAAAGGRYPEHMLQHMDSEI from the coding sequence ATGCAGACCTATCGTTTGGGAAAGACCGGACCCGATGTCTCGGCCATCGGTCTCGGCTGCATGGGCATGTCGGGCATGTACGGCCCGTCCGATCGCGCAGAAAGCATCGCGACGATCCATGCCGCCCTCGATGCCGGCATCAACCTGCTCGACACCGGCGATTTCTACGGCATGGGCCATAACGAAATGCTAATCGGCGAGGCATTGAAGGGCCGCAGGCGCGAAAACGCCGTCATCAGCGTCAAGTTCGGCGGCTTGCGCGATCCCGTCGGCGGCTGGAACGGCATTGACGCCCGCCCGGTCGCGGTGAAAAACTTCCTCAGCTATACGCTGCAGCGCCTCGGCGTCGACTATATCGACATCTATCGTCCTGCCCGCCTCGATCCGAACGTGCCGATCGAAGACACGGTCGGTGCCATCGCCGACATGGTCAAGGCGGGTTATGTCAGGCATATCGGCTTGTCGGAAGTCGGCGCCGATACCATCCGTCGCGCCGCCGCTGTCGCCCCGATCGTCGACCTGCAGATCGAGTATTCGCTGATCTCGCGCGGCATTGAGGAGAAGATCCTGCCGACGACACGCGAACTCGGCATCTCGATCACCGCTTACGGCGTGCTCTCGCGCGGCCTGATCAGCGGCCACTGGCAAAAGGGCCACGGTGGGACGGCCGGCGATTTCCGCGCCTACAGCCCGCGCTTCCAGGAAGGGAATATCGAGCAGAACCTCGCTCTGGTGGAGAAGCTGCGTGAGATTGCCGAGGCAAAGAGCGTCTCTGTCGCCCAGATCGCCATCGCCTGGGTTGCCGCCAAGGGCAAGGATATCGTCCCGATCATCGGCGCTCGCCGCCGCGATCGATTGACGGAGGCGCTCGGCTCACGCGCCGTCGATCTTTCACCGCAAGATTTCGCCATCATCGAACGCGCCGTGCCGAAAGATGCGGCCGCGGGTGGGCGTTATCCCGAACACATGCTGCAGCATATGGACAGCGAGATATAA
- the carA gene encoding glutamine-hydrolyzing carbamoyl-phosphate synthase small subunit, which produces MTATAPWTIEKPTALLVLADGTVIEGKGIGATGKVPAEVVFNTALTGYEEILTDPSYLGQIVTFTFPHIGNIGTNDEDIEDLTPAARHGAVGVIFKADITDPSNYRAAKHLDQWLKARGVIGLCGIDTRALTAWIRENGAPNAVIAHDPNGVFDIETLKAEAKAWSGLEGLDLAKIASSGQSSQWVETPWVWNEGYGELKATDAKYHVVCLDYGVKRNILRLFAGLGCKVTVVPAATSAEDVLAMQPDGIFLSNGPGDPAATGEYAVPVIKTLVKTDIPVFGICLGHQMLGLALGAKTEKMHQGHHGANHPVKDHTTGKVEIVSMNHGFAVDSKSLPDGVEETHISLFDGTNCGLRVLGKQVFSVQHHPEASPGPQDSHYLFRRFINMVREKKGEPALAER; this is translated from the coding sequence ATGACCGCGACAGCACCCTGGACAATCGAAAAGCCGACCGCCCTGCTCGTTCTTGCCGACGGCACGGTCATCGAAGGCAAGGGCATCGGCGCCACCGGCAAGGTGCCGGCCGAAGTGGTCTTCAACACCGCGCTGACAGGCTACGAGGAGATCCTGACGGACCCTTCCTATCTCGGCCAGATCGTCACCTTCACCTTCCCGCATATCGGCAATATCGGCACCAATGATGAGGACATCGAGGATCTGACCCCTGCCGCCCGCCATGGCGCCGTCGGCGTCATCTTCAAGGCCGACATCACGGACCCCTCGAACTACCGCGCCGCCAAGCACCTCGACCAATGGCTGAAGGCCCGCGGCGTCATCGGTCTCTGCGGCATCGACACGCGCGCGCTGACCGCCTGGATCCGCGAGAACGGCGCTCCGAACGCGGTGATCGCCCACGACCCGAACGGCGTCTTCGACATCGAGACGCTGAAGGCCGAAGCCAAAGCCTGGAGCGGCCTCGAAGGTCTCGACCTTGCCAAGATCGCCTCGTCCGGCCAGTCCTCGCAATGGGTCGAAACGCCGTGGGTGTGGAATGAAGGTTACGGTGAACTCAAGGCGACGGACGCGAAATACCACGTCGTCTGCCTGGATTACGGCGTCAAGCGCAACATCCTACGCCTGTTTGCCGGCCTCGGCTGCAAAGTGACGGTCGTGCCGGCCGCAACGAGCGCCGAAGATGTGCTCGCCATGCAGCCGGACGGCATCTTCCTGTCGAACGGCCCGGGCGATCCGGCGGCAACCGGTGAATATGCCGTGCCTGTGATCAAGACGCTTGTTAAGACCGATATTCCGGTCTTCGGCATCTGCCTCGGCCACCAGATGCTGGGCCTCGCACTCGGCGCGAAAACCGAGAAGATGCATCAGGGCCATCATGGTGCCAACCACCCCGTCAAGGACCATACCACAGGCAAGGTCGAGATCGTCTCGATGAACCACGGCTTCGCGGTCGACTCGAAGTCGCTGCCGGATGGCGTTGAAGAGACTCATATTTCGCTTTTCGATGGCACCAATTGCGGCCTGCGCGTCCTCGGCAAGCAGGTCTTCTCCGTCCAGCATCATCCGGAAGCCTCTCCCGGCCCGCAGGACAGCCACTATCTCTTCCGCCGCTTCATCAACATGGTGCGCGAGAAGAAGGGCGAACCGGCGCTCGCCGAGCGCTGA
- a CDS encoding GatB/YqeY domain-containing protein, whose translation MLRDQLATQLKEAMKAKNAERLSTVRLIQAAVKDRDIANRGIGKEQASDDEILQILAKMVKQRDESAKIYEENSRPELAAKERAEITVIQDFMPKQLSDSEVRANVSAIITETGAAGAKDMGKVMAALKERYAGQMDFAKASATVKELLNG comes from the coding sequence ATGCTGCGCGATCAACTCGCCACCCAGCTGAAAGAGGCGATGAAGGCCAAGAATGCGGAGCGGCTTTCCACCGTCCGGCTGATTCAGGCCGCGGTCAAGGACCGGGATATCGCCAATCGCGGCATCGGCAAGGAGCAGGCGAGCGACGACGAGATCCTGCAGATTCTCGCCAAGATGGTGAAGCAGCGCGACGAATCGGCCAAGATCTACGAGGAGAATTCCCGGCCGGAGCTTGCCGCCAAGGAGCGCGCGGAAATCACCGTCATCCAGGATTTCATGCCGAAGCAACTTTCGGACAGTGAAGTGCGCGCCAACGTCTCGGCGATCATCACTGAAACGGGTGCCGCGGGCGCCAAGGACATGGGCAAGGTGATGGCGGCGCTGAAGGAGCGTTATGCCGGCCAGATGGATTTCGCCAAGGCGTCGGCGACGGTCAAGGAACTGTTGAACGGATAA